The genome window CCAGGACCAGCACAAGGATGCCCGGCCCCTGCAGGTGGAGTACTACCCGCCCAACGGCACCTTCAGCCTCCACTACTTCCCCTACTATGGGAAGAAAGCGCAGGTAGGTTTGCTTCTTGTTCCCCAGCCGCAGAATCGTCTCAAATTTAGCAATGACTGCCAAAAGGAAAGCCCTCAACATTTCAGTTACACAGATGAAACGACGGTGACTGTGTAGCCCTCTGGGTGTTTCCCTACCTGAAAACACACAGCTCTCCTGCAAAACACAAATATCAAGCCCAATGCTTTCACTTTCCCAGAGTTTCCCAAATCCTTTCAGACAACCATATACCCATTTTAAAGCACATCCTCCAAATctctgtttttcctgtttttatactAATTTTCATCAAATATAATTTGAACTCGAATTTGTCACTGGTGCTATCTCCCTACCCCAGACCGGCTCTCCTCGTTCCTCACGGAGAGAGGGAGCGCCTGCACGCGGCCAAGCGTGTGCACGACAGCTGTGGGTGGGCTGGGCAGGCGGGCGGACCGTCTCCGAGCCGGCCGACTGGTCCCGGCTGCGCAGTCTCTGACGCTCTCCTCCCCCCGTCTTCTCACACGTGCCCCAGCCCCACTACCACAACCCTCTGGTCGCCGCGAAGCTTCTCAATGTCCCCAGAAACACAGAAGTTCTCATCGTGTGCAAGATCCTGGCAGACCACGTGACGTTCGACAACCCCCACGACCCCTTCGAAGGGAAAGTGGAGTTCAAGCTCAATATTCAGCAGTAGACGGGGGCCGGCCTGCCCCGTGGGCCCCGCCGACCGCAGACCCAGCTGCCGTTGCTCCCCACCAGACCTCGCGACGCTCTGCGGCCAGCCCGGGAACGGCAGGCAGGAACCTGTGCCCCCAGCGCTTAGCGCAGAGTCAGCGGCCTCTCACTAAATCCTTTCTGCTCTTTGACCCCGAATCTGTAGCTAGGATAACGACGCTGGGCCAACGTGATAACCCCGAGGCAGCAGCGACCCGACTAACAAGACCCTAAAGATCGTTCCAGGCCGACTTCACATTCCTCACCATACCTTCGTTTTTCTAACATCGATGAACTCCCGGTACCCACGTCAACGTGAAGACTGCTCACGCTCTCAGGGAACACGGACTTACGAGAAGGGGCATTCTGAAGGTTTGCTCTTATAAGAATGGAATTCctaaactgtaaaaataaaacattaaagtcATTCTTATTCTATGTAAAACAATCACGTCTTTTCtgataaagggaaaatataacaacaaaatcactttctctttaaaaatcttcTGAAAGTTTCACACCCCCGTCAGGAAATTCAGACGAGGCTGGAGCGGGGCTGCCCCCGAGAACTCGCGCAGCCGCAGGAGGTGAGCGGGTGAGGCGTGAGGGCGTCACGCGTGGGGTGGGGTCCAAGCCCCAGAGGAAGCCACAGATACGAGCCCGCCCTCCAACACCCAGGGACGGACGGGCAGATCACTCCAGCCCCTGTGCAAAATCCCGGAACGAGAGCATTCTGATCAAACAAACCTGCTCTCCCGGAGCGTCCCCTCCAGCCCGGCCACCGTGCGACCTGGTGACCTGATCCCACAAGCACCAGCACACGTTGCCGCCCGCAGAGCGACATGCAGCGCAGGGTGGGAAAACTCAGACCCCCGAGGACAGGCAGTCACGCCGCCGGGAGCCAGCTGCCCGCCCGCGTCACCTCAACGGGTGCTGCAGGGAGGCCGCCTCAGGCCTGCGGGCACACAGCGGCCAGTGAGCAGCAGAACTCGCCGGCCGCCATCGCCGGCCCCCCGCCCTCCAGTTCCTGCTGCCCTAAGGACAGTGAGTCACGAGTGGCAAGAAAGGACCAGCCGTCACTTCTCCACGGCACGGCGGACGCCCCTCCGAGGCCTACTGTCTCCCACGTTTGTACGACACTGTGCTGTCCTTTCTTACCTTACAACCTTACTCCTGAAAGTCAAACCCCCGGAATCAGTCTCAACCCCAGGGCTCAGGAGGAAGGCGGGGGCCGCTGTCCGCGGGGCGGGCACGGAAGGGCAGGAGCGCTTCGGCGTGTCCACTGGGCCCCCCTCTGGCCTGGCAACCACCCCTCGCTCAGCGAGAAGCAAGACTGACACAGAAGATAAAGTAACTTGTGGACAAGAATCCTGAATTAGAGGAACACAGAGCTTGTTTAAAATGCCCATGCGcgttttattaataaaaactaaCAGTGCCAAGTTAAACAAGTCAAACAATTAAAGTCTCTTTATATTccataaaatattacagaaaagtTTATTTGTGTTTCAATAAAAAGACTATTGTTTAGAACAGGCAGCTGACAGCAACTGTGCGGTTAATGGTTCTttgtgaataaattttaaaagggacTACTGCCTGTCctgaaattcctttttctttttataaaaaaagaactattaaaaatgaTTGACAAATTCTGAgttaaaaaactgttagaacatTCTCTCTATTTAATGTCAACTTCATCATAGATTACAAGAAGATGCTCACGAAACAAAGACGACGTTTGTTTCCATTCGTGTCCTCAGATGACAGACGTGTGGGCCTGTAAACACGACACAAGAGTCCACGCCCGCCTGTGAGAAATCAGGCGGGCCTCCAGGAGCACGCGCGCCCGAGCCTTCCGCCGCTCTCACAGCTGCACCGGCACGGCAGGAAATTtgaccaaacaaaacaaaaacaaagaacttcGCAATCTGCTGCAacatagagaaaaaagaagtataaactCGATGGAATCACACAGTCAATATAATTTAAGGGAAAATAAAGTCACGATACAGTTAATGGCGCTGGACGCTGAAGAGCAGAGCCCGCCGCTCGCCGGGCCCCGGACGCCCCGAGATGCGACAGCATCGGGAGGGGGCCGCTCGCCCCCAGCAGCTGCACCGCTCCCGACACGCGGCGGACACGCGGCGCCCAGGCGCACAACCCAGCGTGGCACTCGGGCGACAGGGACAGAGCGCCCCTGCTCCGGCGCGCTCAGCAAGGAAGGAGCAAAGTGAACTCTGAACGAGAAACAGACGTGAAAACAAAATCCCAGACAGTGAAGAAAGGCCCTGTGTCGCCGCTGACGTGGAAGCGCACCACAGCTCACCCGAGACCCCGCGGAACACAGCCCTCGCCTGCTGGCTGGAGCCGCACGCACGGCCGGGCCACAGCTCACGGCCAGTGCCCGGGAAGGAGGCCGAAAGGAAACAGACGGCCACGGCAGAAGCAGTCTCTCCCGAAGCAGACCGCGAGGGCGGGCCGCGGGCGGGCGTCAGTCCTCCTCCTCGTTCTCATTGAAGTCGTcgtcctcctcctcgtcctccccGACGTAGGACACGGGGGTCTCCACCCGGGAGCCGCTGTACTGGGACCCACTGGAGCTCGTGGCCAGCATGCCGTCCGCACCATTGGTCAGGTCACTGTGAGGACGAGGCGAGACAGGGCGGTcaggcagagtggggagccccacgCCTGCACCAGCGACCCCAGCACTCCGCCTGAGCCCAGCCTCCACGACACAGAACTGAAACAAGGCAACACCAGCAGCCACGGGGTCGGGGACTACGTCACACACACAACCCCACGTGCTCAAGCTGCAAAACCACAGCTCCTTCTTCCAGGCCTTGTACTTGGGATGCCCTTGATCTCCAAGGGAGGGGGAACAGGTTAGGAAAAGGGGCCCCAGGAAAGGACAGAGGACCCTCCAAAGCAAGGCTCCCCAGATAGCAGTGCATGCAAGGTGCCCAGCGAGGTGCGTAtgcatgtgtatgcacatgtTGTGTGTGGTTGTGCATGCACAGTTGCATGCACATGCTGTGtatgtgtggttgtgtgtgtgcacatgtatgcactGCTGGTCTgtgctgtgtgtgcacacgtgtgcacctgctgtatgtgtgtggttgtgtgtgcacatgtatgcacgTGCTgggtctgtggtgtgtgtgcacacgtgtgcacctgctgtatgtgtgtggttgtgtgtgcgCATGTATGCACGTGCTgggtctgtggtgtgtgtgcacacgtgtgcacctgctgtgtgtgtgtggtgtgtgcacatgtatgcacgTGCTGGGtcggtgtgtgtgcacacgtgtgcacctgctgtatgtgtgtggttgtgtgtgcacatgtatgcacgTGCTgggtctgtggtgtgtgtgcacacgtgtgcacctgctgtgtgtgtgtggtgtgtgcacatgtatgcacgTGCTgggtctgtggtgtgtgtgcacacgtgtgcacctgctgtatgtgtgtggtgtgtgcacatgtatgcacgTGCTgggtctgtggtgtgtgtgcacacgtgtgcacctgctgtgtgtgtgtggtgtgtgcacatgtatgcacgTGCTgggtctgtggtgtgtgtgcacacgtgtgcacctgCTGTATGTGTGTGGttctgtgtgcacatgtatgcacgTGCTgggtctgtggtgtgtgtgcacacgtgtgcacctgCTGTATGTGTGTGGttctgtgtgcacatgtatgcacgTGCTgggtctgtggtgtgtgtgcacacgtgtgcacgtgctgtatgtgtgtggttgtgtgtgcgCATGTATGCACGTGCTgggtctgtggtgtgtgtgcacacgtgtgcacctgctgtatgtgtgtggttgtgtgtgcgCATGTATGCACGTGCTgggtctgtggtgtgtgtgcacacgtgtgcacatgctgtatgtgtgtggttgtgtgtgcacatgtatgcacgTGCTgggtctgtggtgtgtgtgcacacgtgtgcacatgctgtatgtgtgtggttgtgtgtgcgCATGTATGCACGTGCTGGGTCTGtggtgtgtgcgcacacgtgcacGTGCTGTATGTGTGTGGttctgtgtgcacatgtatgcacgTGCTgggtctgtggtgtgtgtgcacacgtgtgcacctgctgtgtgtgtgtggtgtgtgcacatgtatgcacgTGCTgggtctgtggtgtgtgtgcacacgtgtgcacatgctgtatgtgtgtggttgtgtgtgcacatgtatgcacgTGCTGGGTCTGtggtgtgtgcacacgtgtgcacctgctgtgtgtgtgtggtgtgtgcacatgtatgcacgTGCTgggtctgtggtgtgtgtgcacacgtgtgcacgtgctgtatgtgtgtggttgtgtgtgcgCATGTATGCACGTGCTgggtctgtggtgtgtgtgcacacgtgtgcacctgctgtgtgtgtgtggtgtgtgcacatgtatgcacgTGCTGagtctgtggtgtgtgtgcacacgtgtgcacctgctgtgtgtgtgtggtgtgtgcacatgtatgcacgTGCTGGGTCggtggtgtgtgtgcacacgtgtgcacctgctgtgtgtgtgtggctgtgcaTGCGCATGCAGGTGTTGGGTGTGTGCGTGTGACTGATGCGTGATGCTGCGCCATGCATATGTCAACGAcacccaggccccaccctcagCTCCTCTGGCCCCAGGGCAGAGCTCAGGAAACTGAGCTGAGACAGGTGAGCCTCACACAGCTGCTCTGCAACCTGAACTCCCGAATCAACGCCAAGGACCCCACAGCTGTCTCCCGTCTGGTGAAATGGCACTTGCTGAAAGGCTGTGGGGCTGGCAGGGTGGAGCCCACGGGCGCAGGGGGGTGGAGCTGCAGGGCCGGGTGCTGTTGGGAAGCAGGCCGCTCCGCCCTACACTCTGTCTTCAGACGGGTGTCTGGAACCCGTCTACGCTGCCACTGTGCCCCTGGGAGTCTCGACAGGGGACATCTAACCATCTCCATCACGCCTGCAGGGGGCCTACTAGCATCTGAGCCCCAGGGTGCCGCTAACAGCTCACAAGGCACATGGCAGCGCGCACGAGAGtcatctggccccaaatgtcaacagcgCCTCAGGCAAGGCCATGGCCTAGAACAGAGAGATTCTAAAAGCCGGGATTCTGAGGAAAAGCTTCTGGGTTCAGCCACCTCCCAGCACCTGGCAGAGTGGGTCAGACACCGTCTTGGGGCACCAGCAGGTGACAGCCCATACCCACAAGATGCACACGTCCGCCCCGATGTATAATCTGCTCAGATGGTTGTCATCAAAACTCATTGTGATTTCGTAGTATTTGAGCAGCAAGAAAACGTATCCTAAGAAACAACAGATACTAAAGGGATACCAGTCTAGAATTTAAAGCTCAACAGAGATCCTCCAGATTCGAGCCAGACACTTCCCACAAGCACACAGGGGTTCGGGGTCACCCCAGGAGAAGCCCCACGCTCAGTATCCTCTCTGCTACTCAACTGGAAGGCCTCCAGCCGCCTGCCTCAACATGACAGGACACAGAAGGACAGAACTACCCAGGAGACACTGCTGTTCTAGACTCGAAAAAGAGGGGGTTTGGGGCGTGGGCTGACTCACGAGCACGGCTCTCATCGGGCAACACAGAGGGGAGCCCCCAGTGTACGGCACCCACACCTACCACAGGCCGGAGCTGGGGCGCCAAGAACGCTTTTCTTTACACACAACCCTACGCGTATGTTTTCTACTAGTATTTAGTAACACCATACGATAAGAACTATTAAACATTAGGCTCTTTGACAAAGGAACTCCACATCTGTGAAATCCAGCCCAGCAAAAAAGTCAGAAAGGGTAAAAAAAATTTAGCCATAAAGCTGCTTCAAATTGCATCTTTTCCTATAAGCGGGAACCACCTAACTGCCCAAGAAATTATTGTGCCTTCATAAAATAATGCCAGTTTCTACACTGGTTTTTTCCTGAAATGGTAGTGAATTTACTTGCCTTATTATAAACCTGATGCGAGTCTCCAAAACTCGAATCAATACCCAAATCCTGTCTCTTAGAATAACCAGTGCTCAGCATCCCAAAGACTGAcctccacacacacgcacagcgGGAGGGTTACAGTTAAAAACTGGGCTGATCTCCGCCCAAACCTGACCCGGGCCAGACACCCCACAAAGGACTTCAGTGACGACCCCGTGGCCAGTCCATCTCACGGTGCAGGCCAGGAGCCTCACCCAAGTCACAGAACCCTGGAGCGCAAGACGGCCACAGAGCACCGCATCACCCTTTCGCAGATCAATGCATTTTGTTGAATCTACAGACTACTAATCTATCTCTTATTTCAAGAAATTAAACATCTATTAATATCTAGAAATGGTAAggtaatatgtataacatataatatgacgtaaaagttaataaaatcatTGTTTTGTCAATACTTAATACGGCAATTATCTTAcactaatctttaaaaaactaagatAAATACCCAGGGACGATATAATTCTGCTTTGGGGGATAGCTAGATCAAAGGCTAGTATGTTttgatttaaataataaaacttcagaaacacagaaaaaatacatacaataaatTAAGTAAAGTGAAAAGAGGGGGCGCGCCTGgccagtcggtgaagcatctgccttcagctcaggtcatgatcccagggtcctgggatcgagccccgcaggggatctgcttttccctctccctctgccactcccccctccccagctcatgctctctctcttgctcaaataaaatcttaaaaaaaaaaagaacaaaattttatgTACCGTGTGACCTCAAGTGTGTTCACCTCAAGTGCGTTAAGCAGAAGTAGGaaacacagatggagaaactCCCCGTCCCTCAGGCTACCTGCAGAGGGGCTCAGGCAGTCTGGACCCCACCGCACCGcatgctactttttaaaaaataaaagtcatggggcgcctgggtggctcagttggttaagcgactgccttcggctcaggccatgatcctggagtcccgggatcgagtcccgcatcaggctccctgctcggcagggagtctgcttctccctctgaccctcccccctctcatgtggtctctctctcaaataaataaataaaatctttaaaaaaatttaaaaaaataaataaaataaataaaaataaaaaataaaagtcacgtGTCACTTTGAAGTTTTAGGGAGAAGAAACCATAAGACGCTCCTGTCCACCCAGTGTACAAGCCACGGGGGGCCTCTGGGGCGCACAGCTCGAGAGGAGCCCTGGCTGGGAGTGGCCAACGCCGACACCGCGGCCAGACTGGGGGGTCCCCCCACCCACGCAAGGAGCAGTCAGAGCCGGAGGAGGGGCTGCCCGCAGGAGAGCCAGGGCCCCGCTCGGCCCAGAGCTGCAGTCACCTGGCAGAAAGCCTTGTGCCATTCGAGGTCGAAACCGATGACGTGACGAACACCCCTCCGACTGATCCCTGAGCCATCTCTGAAAACACAAGAACACAAAGCAAAGGTCACAAGAGAGGCTCACGCTGCCACGAGGCGGGTACGGGCCAGACAGCTGACCAGCCAGCAGTTTCTCTGCCAGGACACCGGCCGTCCTCCCAAGAAGGCGCCCAGTCCTTAATTTACGTGACAGTGCCGGAAAGCGGGAAGTGGGGCCGCGGGCGGGAGGACCCCGACTCCCCAGCCTGGAAGACGGCACACACAGGGGCACGGCCAGCGTCGGGTGCTTCTATGGAGCGCTGGCTAGGGCGCCTGCCGGCAGCTGCTACAGTCTGATGCGGCCCAGCGGCTCTGGGGGGCAGGCCCAGCAGCTCTCTCACCACAAAGCGCCCACCGCCCCACAAAGGCATCCCAGCAGGTAAGGGCGGCAAGAGAAGCAGAGCACAGCTGCCCCAGCAGACACCTcctcagccccacatcaggaggAGGCGCACACAACCCCCTCGGAGCCTTTTCTGGGTTACCTGCCGTGCAGGCCACCCACCTGCCTCGGGGGAGCCACCACGCCCTCTGAGAATTCCAGTCTCTCCCTACCTGAACCCGGAAGGTGAAATCCTAACTTAACACCTTCATCACATAAACTACGCCGGCAAACCCACAAAATGCCATCGTGGCCTCCATGCTCCACAGTCCCCACAGGCACCCTGCCCGCCACCCCCGGCCGCCCCCATCCCCCCGGCCTCCCCCCAGTCCGGCTGCCGAGTGCAGAGTCGGCCTCAGCAAAGGCGGGCCACACATCCAGAGTGGGGTCTGGCCCCGCGGCCACCAAGGGAACGGGACACAACGGACCTGTCACGTAGGGTTCCAGCGCTTTCGGCACCAAACTTCTCGCCATCTTCAGGTCTTCGGCGGAGCAACTTCCAGACTCCAGCCCGCAGGCCATCCCCATGCGCTTCAGCACCTCTATGTCATCATGGATCTCAAACGTGTTGTCAAAGTTGAACAGATACTCGAACCTGGGGGACAAAGTCACCGTCAGAAAAGGAGTCACTTGCCACGTTCATCGCAGCGCAGGGCCCCAAGCGGAGACGCCCCACTCAGCCCAACCTCCCTCGGCACCCCCACTCCATCCGGTGCCCTCCAAATCCCACCCACTCAGAAGCGGTGACGCATCACAAAGCTCCGTGGCCCGGGTGGCCCCCGAGAGTGGGCAGCCCACCTGCGCCCCGGCCGACAGGGAACCCTGGCCGCGGTCTGTACGAGGGTCAACAGTTCTGCTAGCAACAACCTGACAGAGTCCGTTTCCCTTTTACAAGGTAAACACAAAACCAGGGTCGTGAGAAGGAAATCTGTAACTTCATCACGCCACAAGACTACTGAATAGTCAGATACTTCCACGAAGAAGTGACGGGCGTGCCGCTGACCCTGAGGGTGGCCTTCTCCACCGGCCTGAGGCTCAGCTGGGACCTCAGGGCGGGGGCCCACCTGTCACTGGACCTACTTGTCATTGGAAATGCTGCAGTCGATCACAGTCTTCTTGCTGGTGTTGACGATGATGAAGGGCAGGTGGATGACGGAGTTGGGAGGCGGCGGCCGGCTGGCCTGCTGCTCCGCCTGGCGGTTCCTCTGCACCAGATTCTTGAAGGCAATTTGCTATAAAAGATGATCCACCAGCACATGGTCACACCAGCTGCCACCAAACTAAAGCCTTGTCCGTGGGCGTCGCGGACGACCCGCCCAGCCCCCCAGGGCAGCAACGGGGGTTGAGCCCCTTGAGAGGTCAGAGCAGCTGGCGGATGCCAGGCCCGGTGCGGGCCAGGCAGAGCGCGCGCACCCTGAAAACCAAACACCCCGAGGGGAACGGAGGCAGGCGCTCACACCGCTAAGACAGAAACCTCTCCCAGGAGGGTTACAAGAAACGCGTCAGTGCTGAAGCTACACCCCTCCTGTCCCTTCCGTGTCCAAGAAGGCGGACGTTCGGCTGAGCACCCGGAGCCTCCCAGAGCAGCAACAGAAGCAGACCCGCGGGCACGGGGCTCTCTGGTGACACACACCTTCACGCTAACTCTCCTGCAGTTAAAGCCAGAAAGCACCCCTCCCGCCACAGTGCCCCTCGAGGGGACCTGGGGCTCACAGCTTAGCAGGAGAGGCGGTGACTGGATCTTTTCTGTGACTGGATCCCTGCGTGGATGCCACAGGGAacggagaggaagaaagagggaccGCTGCCCAGCAGACGTGTGCCTGCTCTTCTCCTGCGTCCCTCGGCCCCGAGGCCGCTTCCCACCCGCTAAAGcactctctccctgctctggATGCCTCTGCTTGGGCAGAGGAGCGACCCTGGTGCCCCCGTGCCCAGCGCACCCAGCAGGGCAAGACGCACACCCTCTGCTGTGGTCTGCGGGTGCTGGGCCAGCACGTGTCCCAAGCCCCTCGCTGACCCCTCCTGGCCCTTCCCCGTGTTCAAGTATCTCCCAACATCAGCCACTAGGCCTGTCCTCAGCCCCCGCTACACGTCCCCGCAGGGTCCCAGGGCTCCCCCATGCTCCTCCATGCTCCCTCCACAGGCACCTCAATAAATCACTGCTAAGCCATGCTCCCTTCCTTGGCCAACCACCACTTCCATGGCCGCTGcccccacaccccaggccccCGCCAGACAGCACCACACGGCCTCGGTCCAGGGACCGGCCACCCCCTACAGCAGGTCCCTGGTACACATCTGTATTTCTGCTTCCAACCCTGAATGGGCATCTCCAGGACCCTGCAGGATGACGGCCAGACCTGGGGACATCTCTGCAGATGCAAGGGATGGCGACACATGTCCACCATCCCACATGCTGACCTCTGACCCACAGCCGCCATTTCACACCCCTGGTCTGGGGTCTGGTACTCAGAATGCACTTCATACCTGTCCCAAGGAAGCTTCACGTGCTGCCTTCCAAGGGGCATCCCTCCCGCCATTCAGACTGTGACAAGCAGCGCACACGCGGCACGTTCTCTTACACATACACGCACTCTCTCTGGGAGGAAGGCCCGTGTCTGTAAGAGCTCATGTCAACACCACCTGAGCAGAAGCTCAGCGGCTGCTTGTGAAATGTCCATTCAAACTCTCAAAGGAGAGATTCTCCACGGCGGACACACGCCAAGGCCGCAGACAGTACTGAACCCTGCTTATCTGCATTTCCTCCTAGACCTGCGCTCTAGGACAGAGCTTGTAGGCAAGGAGCGGTAAGAGATGGACAGTACGAGCAGAGTGGGTAGGACAACGCCCGGAGAAAAGCTGCATGGACGCCCCTCCCGCCCTCCGTCCGCACAGGAAGAGGCGCAGGCGCGGGACGTGCTCTGGGCCTTCCGATGTGTCCAGGCAGCAGATCAAGGGGCGCAGGGGACGCCGCAGCGGGAGGGAGCCAGACTGGCAGAGAGCAGCACCCTTACCTGCAGGATGAGCTCCTGAAGCTGAGACTGTTTCTGCTTGATCCTTTCCAgcctcctctgcctctccaccttcAAAACAAAGACAGTGGCGTTACGACGCATCCAGCAGCGCCCCCTAGGGACGTGCTCTCGGAACCCGTTTGCCAAAATCTAAGGACGGGCAAACAGACGACCTAGAGCCGACCGGGCACGTGGGAcaggacggggcgggggggaggggcggtcTCTTCAATCTCAAAACCGCACACTCTTCCCCATCTTCTCTCGTCTTCTGGACACAGCGGCTGTAAGACTCAAACCCCACCACCAGGGAATTCCCTACGCTGGGGTTCGCTGCAGGCTGGACGGGCCGCACGCCAACATTCGGTGGGCAAGCGTGGGGCCCGGGGAAGCAGCTGacccccaggccaggccaggcacccccaagacaCACAACAGAAATGTCCGCTCCAAACACCTGCTCTGGGGCAAACCCACAGGGGCGCAACGGGAAATAGAAGGTGAGCCGTGTACCTCTAAATTCTGACATTCCTGAGCCGAGTTGGTGGGCAGACCAATCCACTTgatctccttcttctccttcgaGATGATGTTCATGGCCATCAACACGTTTAAGGCATCATAGACTCGCCGTCTTATGTTCTTCTGGTCGTAAGCCTGGTGGCAGACAAAGCGTGAGTTTTCCAAACCGTCCAGAACAGCTCACAGACCCAGAACACATGCAGGAAAAGGCAGTGCAACCTGCTCATGCCCCGTGAACGCCCCAGCAGCAGCTGGGTCACGCCCAGCACATCCCCACTGAGCCCCGAGGAAGAGGGCGTTTCTCCGGGGAGCTGGCCTGATAGGAGCCAGAGCCCGCGCCTCCCACATCCCAGCATCTGGGGAGGGTAAGGCATCGCGCCGCAAACAGGTCCGGGAAATTCTTTTGCATTGTCCTCTGAACTGTGTGTGTCTCCAGTTGTTTCAGAGAAACCCAGAGGGAGCCGTACGACGCTGGGGCGCGTCCCTGTCACGCGGCACATACTCACGGACTCGTTTGGTAGGATGTGGTTGTCGGCAGCACTAAACTCTGCGACCAGCTCATCGGCCACCTCGTTGTAGGACGTGGTCCCCTTCCTCTGCACCTTCTCGCAGACCTTCATGGAGAAGTGCCTCAGGCCCTTCCCGTTCTTCTCCCCTTTCCTGTGGCGCTTCCTTCGAAAATACAAAGGCACAGCAGCGCCCTCAGCACCCTCCGCGCCAGCCCCAGGGCGACACATGTTCACCCACAGGCTAGCAAGCTGGGCTCGGGCCAACACCCCGGGCACAGCTCCAGGGACCCGGTGCGTGCGCACAGcccactgggcacagagcgcACTGGACG of Halichoerus grypus chromosome 4, mHalGry1.hap1.1, whole genome shotgun sequence contains these proteins:
- the TFDP1 gene encoding transcription factor Dp-1 isoform X1, yielding MAKDAGLIEANGELKVFIDQNLSPGKGVVSLVAVHPSTVNTLGKQLLPKTFGQSNVNIAQQVVIGTPQRPAAPNTIVVGSPHTPNTHFVSQNQPSDPSPWSAGKRHRKGEKNGKGLRHFSMKVCEKVQRKGTTSYNEVADELVAEFSAADNHILPNESAYDQKNIRRRVYDALNVLMAMNIISKEKKEIKWIGLPTNSAQECQNLEVERQRRLERIKQKQSQLQELILQQIAFKNLVQRNRQAEQQASRPPPPNSVIHLPFIIVNTSKKTVIDCSISNDKFEYLFNFDNTFEIHDDIEVLKRMGMACGLESGSCSAEDLKMARSLVPKALEPYVTEMAQGSVGGVFVTSSVSTSNGTRLSASDLTNGADGMLATSSSGSQYSGSRVETPVSYVGEDEEEDDDFNENEEED
- the TFDP1 gene encoding transcription factor Dp-1 isoform X2, whose protein sequence is MKVCEKVQRKGTTSYNEVADELVAEFSAADNHILPNESAYDQKNIRRRVYDALNVLMAMNIISKEKKEIKWIGLPTNSAQECQNLEVERQRRLERIKQKQSQLQELILQQIAFKNLVQRNRQAEQQASRPPPPNSVIHLPFIIVNTSKKTVIDCSISNDKFEYLFNFDNTFEIHDDIEVLKRMGMACGLESGSCSAEDLKMARSLVPKALEPYVTEMAQGSVGGVFVTSSVSTSNGTRLSASDLTNGADGMLATSSSGSQYSGSRVETPVSYVGEDEEEDDDFNENEEED